Proteins from one Anopheles coustani chromosome X unlocalized genomic scaffold, idAnoCousDA_361_x.2 X_unloc_40, whole genome shotgun sequence genomic window:
- the LOC131270583 gene encoding helicase POLQ-like, whose protein sequence is MSGNRSSRGRQKFPTTAKKCLISPNQRSAARGVAPAAPAANPVDFRAADTASTSKPKDDLSTKLLELDNTLLNAVDLASIEKKVKRSMPRTSWGGNMTRAAADQPITPFRKRSKSVGAIERRLMASPPKLQKSAVSSRKIYVLKMNMDGSEVRDGGRDSGCNENLTSNRSNVANEETPPVRPLWSGVEDDDAEMLPCGQVPIASHDQLDTDEIIKAKLKRIGSTKPVTHVGDMLRESNGFEVYTNQDICSQYMRQDESLADEGVERIVAIGASQIGHPERPSHFQQVAAEAERTFELQKVSEALRIFEICDHTLHDMTNIEPMANAIGEGSSRMRTSNSTIAAINRDERISDQTTKPKFTVPHVSSLFLEKGPFFGLPNNVRRMLRDFRGIGELYDWQQECLDLPAIDERRNLIYALPTSGGKTLVAEILMLREIICRLRNVMFVVPYVSSAQEKLIALTPFSIELQFLLEEYTGGRGQCPPHKRHRKNTIFVCTIEKSLILMNSLIEVGRADEIGLIVIDELHMIGEQRHGGTLEMLITKVQSLQAGIQIVGMSASIGNLGELARFMLADVYCRENRPVELKEYIKWGEDLFEVRSQAERIFDVLGEKRKLEFNYGEELRRIDVDHVIGLIMEVIPKSSCLVFCPTRNRCESLCAMLAANLPDSFAQHRAEEKAQIIKSLQDDGSVAPILPHSFRVGVAYHHGRLTQDERRMIEDAFRAGILSVIVCTSTLAASVNLSAKRVIICSPYIGSDFFTLSRYKQMVGHAGRAGKRDTGDSILISAIRDIPQICEMFCSPLDFAESALLEDEGACLKSLVLGSIGLGLCKTRNALQAMVGSTLLAQQAKRREIDLEAITDETIVQLYQGNAIKATHDSCLRNPTNMVVQISAADGRSEEAVGQAFVRVHKTPSRPGKVFKTIDRTSPLEVINLGKAAIRAGFDIERAVRFYNEMQELGKRLCVLDEFDLLFLILLEDGLEVYFKIEDLIILTSKLSDALRKIAARYNISQVVIEKILKRRTVPDETIFLMQRFFRVLIVHDLWSQTDLQEVALKYRVSAGAIQTLMTAAAGTAHSLLRMCEEIPELWVFQHLLTGMTKRLTHYCKLELMPLMELPSMKQGRAKQLYRAGYTTLGSLARAKSKELVETIEYMNYRTANQLILSAKAKLMEQVDVLREQAEEYLSQMNR, encoded by the exons ATGTCAGGAAATCGAAGTTCCCGCGGTCGACAGAAGTTTCCCACAACGGCGAAGAAATGCTTGATTTCACCGAATCAACGTTCGGCAGCCAGGGGCGTAGCTCCAGCAGCGCCGGCAGCAAACCCGGTTGATTTCCGAGCAGCGGACACAGCATCTACCAGCAAACCCAAAGATGACTTAAGTACGAAACTTTTGGAGCTAGATAACACGTTGCTgaacgcggtcgatttggccagcatcgagaaaaaagtcaagcGTTCGATGCCGCGTACCTCATGGGGCGGAAATATGACACGCGCCGCAGCCGATCAACCGATCACGCCGTTTCGAAAACGTTCCAAATCAGTTGGAG CCATTGAAAGAAGGCTTATGGCAAGTCCTCCGAAACTGCAAAAATCAGCTGTAAGTAGTCGAAAGATTTATgtgcttaaaatgaacatGGACGGTAGCGAGGTGCGCGACGGAGGGAGGGACAGTGGCTGTAATGAAAATCTTACATCAAATCGGTCAAACGTTGCAAACGAGGAAACTCCTCCGGTTCGTCCTCTGTGGTCTGGGGTGGAAGATGACGATGCTGAAATGCTACCATGTGGACAGGTACCGATCGCCAGCCATGATCAACTTGACACGGACGAAATAATCAAGGCTAAACTGAAACGGATCGGGTCCACCAAACCAGTAACGCACGTCGGTGATATGCTGCGAGAGAGTAACGGGTTCGAGGTGTACACAAACCAGGACATCTGTTCGCAGTACATGCGGCAAGACGAGTCCCTCGCTGATGAGGGGGTGGAGCGAATCGTCGCGATCGGTGCATCACAAATAGGTCATCCGGAGCGTCCGTCACATTTCCAGCAGGTAGCCGCTGAAGCCGAACGTACCTTTGAGCTGCAGAAGGTGAGCGAAGCGTTGCGGATTTTTGAAATCTGTGACCATACGCTGCACGACATGACCAACATTGAGCCGATGGCGAATGCGATAGGCGAGGGAAGCTCGCGAATGAGGACCAGCAACTCGACCATAGCGGCCATCAATCGTGATGAGCGAATTTCAGATCAGACTACAAAGCCAAAGTTCACCGTACCCCACGTATCGTCGCTTTTTCTCGAGAAGGGTCCGTTCTTTGGGCTACCGAACAACGTTCGGCGAATGCTGCGAGACTTTCGTGGTATTGGCGAGCTGTACGATTGGCAGCAGGAGTGTCTGGACTTGCCGGCGATCGACGAGAGACGTAATTTGATCTACGCACTGCCAACGAGCGGTGGAAAGACACTGGTGGCAGAGATTCTTATGCTACGGGAGATTATTTGCCGCCTGCGGAACGTCATGTTCGTCGTACCGTACGTTTCATCCGCTCAGGAGAAGCTGATCGCGCTCACTCCGTTCTCGATCGAGCTGCAGTTTTTATTGGAGGAGTACACCGGTGGTAGGGGACAATGTCCGCCGCACAAACGGCACAGAAAAAACACGATCTTTGTTTgtacgatcgaaaaatcgctcaTCCTCATGAACTCTCTCATCGAGGTAGGTCGCGCGGACGAGATCGGGCTGATCGTGATCGACGAACTGCATATGATTGGAGAGCAGCGACACGGGGGCACTCTGGAGATGTTGATCACCAAGGTGCAGTCGCTACAAGCCGGAATTCAGATCGTAGGAATGAGTGCTTCTATCGGAAACTTGGGTGAATTGGCCCGTTTCATGCTAGCCGACGTTTACTGTCGCGAAAATCGGCCGGTGGAGTTGAAGGAATACATCAAGTGGGGGGAAGATCTGTTCGAGGTTCGCAGCCAAGCCGAACGCATATTTGATGTGTTAGGAGAAAAGCGAAAGTTAGAGTTTAACTACGGTGAGGAACTGCGGCGGATCGACGTGGACCATGTGATTGGTCTGATCATGGAAGTAATCCCCAAGAGTtcgtgtttggtgttttgtcCTACCAGAAACAGGTGTGAAAGTTTGTGCGCCATGCTAGCGGCCAACTTGCCGGATTCATTTGCCCAGCACCGGGCAGAGGAAAAAGCGCAGATTATAAAGTCTCTCCAGGATGACGGGTCCGTTGCACCAATCCTTCCGCATTCGTTTCGTGTCGGGGTCGCGTACCATCACGGTAGGTTAACGCAGGACGAGCGACGTATGATCGAGGATGCATTCCGGGCCGGCATCCTTTCGGTGATCGTGTGCACTTCCACTCTGGCCGCCAGTGTGAAtctttcggcaaaacgtgTAATAATCTGCTCTCCCTAcattgggagcgatttttttACGCTAAGTCGCTACAAACAAATGGTTGGCCACGCAGGGCGTGCGGGTAAACGCGACACCGGCGATTCCATACTTATTTCCGCTATACGCGATATTCCGCAAATTTGCGAGATGTTCTGCTCACCACTGGACTTCGCCGAGTCGGCGCTCTTGGAAGACGAAGGAGCCTGCTTGAAATCGCTCGTACTCGGCTCGATCGGGCTCGGTCTTTGTAAGACACGGAATGCGCTTCAAGCGATGGTTGGAAGCACGCTGCTAGCGCAGCAAGCGAAGCGACGCGAAATCGATCTCGAGGCCATCACCGATGAAACGATCGTGCAGCTGTATCAGGGCAATGCGATAAAGGCAACGCACGATAGCTGTCTGCGCAATCCCACGAACATGGTTGTACAAATCAGTGCCGCAGATGGACGATCGGAGGAAGCGGTAGGACAGGCGTTCGTTCGAGTACACAAGACACCTTCCCGTCCGGGTAaggttttcaaaacgatcgatcgaacgagcCCGCTGGAAGTGATCAACCTTGGCAAGGCGGCCATCCGAGCCGGGTTCGACATAGAGCGAGCGGTCCGGTTCTACAACGAGATGCAGGAACTAGGCAAACGACTGTGTGTGCTCGATGAGTTCGATCTGCTTTTCCTCATTCTGCTTGAGGACGGATTGGAagtatatttcaaaattgaggATTTGATCATTCTG ACCAGTAAACTCTCGGATGCACTGCGGAAAATCGCCGCAAGGTACAACATCAGTCAAGTGGTTATAGAGAAAATTCTAAAGCGCCGCACTGTACCCGACGAGACAATATTCCTAATGCAGCGTTTCTTCCGTGTGCTAATCGTACACGACCTTTGGAGCCAAACGGATCTCCAGGAAGTTGCCCTCAAGTACCGCGTGAGCGCGGGGGCGATTCAGACGCTAATGACCGCCGCCGCTGGGACAGCGCACAGTTTGCTGCGGATGTGCGAGGAAATCCCGGAACTGTGGGTGTTCCAGCACCTGCTGACGGGCATGACCAAACGATTGACGCACTACTGTAAGCTCGAGCTGATGCCACTGATGGAGCTGCCATCGATGAAGCAG ggcCGTGCCAAACAGTTGTACCGGGCGGGGTACACGACGCTCGGCTCCTTAGCCCGTGCCAAATCGAAGGAGCTGGTAGAAACCATCGAATACATGAACTACAGGACGGCGAACCAATTGATACTGAGCGCGAAG GCGAAACTTATGGAACAAGTTGATGTCCTACGCGAACAGGCCGAAGAGTATCTCTCGCAGATGAATCGTTGA